A window from Neodiprion fabricii isolate iyNeoFabr1 chromosome 2, iyNeoFabr1.1, whole genome shotgun sequence encodes these proteins:
- the LOC124175203 gene encoding probable serine/threonine-protein kinase DDB_G0282963 isoform X1 has translation MGKIKKKPDLVHCSQSQNVLRNLMLREFGLRTTHKTSTRELEPNAETNLVLKDHKELKCDVPGVPRATFLMVFSPDGSKVASTHGNHNVYITDLTSGKNIRTLAGHPRTPWCIAFHPSSNEILASGCLGGQVRVWDLSGGSEVWNADSETVIASLAFHPSERLLVIATYNEVHFWDWSQSEPFAVATTRNYKEKVRYVAFDNLGRKLITGIANDPQLQSQWDRSPADNVQHSRSNLLRPSRERSQNMDGSPPYHLWNQGVFYGGRWRDNIGDRNSRNNDFRMQYRRNAVPEENPDTNRSSSSSSSNNNTTTNTATPTRNSYRYFDEYVRMRRELEADRHRFGDEQIHRLRLSDEERDFRLRRNLTDEAIILLRSQYFLHTVCERLASSQPSSPPDDGGAGPSQPRGRQSPPPQLGNVTIEVRRNNYLNFDSDSRRNAMNVLLGNTDRTAGSNQQAGERSSENSNDEELTFTLTRGNTYPNLASVEQRHNNLIRRSESLDQRIDNLWEEINERLERVNTQDTERRINLCYKNIVDQYETLARRYLDISRNRDTIDRGTDPMDMPETSRGRSSEGMQESDRSEPATETSIRRLRNELNNSAQANNSSLERLQRYRRLLMERWEQERTEENSIQQSLQNLRAGLNATAENNNSCLARLQQLRERLQAHAAKLFANSNNRNPILQRLRNVLNIEIEALNYMEVQFTNTSSRIERLRDEFPMYRQHQRNRNIVSNPSEITLNEAELFAHRHNARPYNRDLLPTIEGSSSRGQQDSEIFSSDLLPETSSYLAPSSIPVFDMRSTSEGTQAGIDNNPPQETLDRQNLTAETSTVRGPVRPNRRRLGTSATGTDGEPPRLRRRREGRYLWYPQYNTNTRTWMEIHGDSSQSSDEAHSATSSPATSNFTVSSRSAFQPSIPRVLTQDQRSSNPSGPDQTSVNRSGQAVDTNRNEQSNDSINELNESNINNMRNNMRIIRSTQEISQDLLRVLDSFQRNLNTDQPEIERNPLEESLPDDNVREQSENGYWLLEENSNSDSNHDEPAENSNTNTNNNSNANTRRWTSRWINLERGSETDYLLDPNRPSTSANELPLTPGTRMRTLSENLEHRMNDFPSSEESGTRSVRNSRDQLSPVSINSTRYEQPPLFPFRSLRENLTRRLEMNQSGVAEASQQTNQDSQVLEEQAIHLPIGVPECTIEVSSADNDIPLEELRANIANPTEQESAVSKLQRRLDLERAFYNRRLASSARNSTNADDRAVDGSREEEGWRGWRVCPRRQSPGQTDVLGVRQGIQLLSRHIDNMQRLCRARLEIVQLQQVRRMWEDLQRKIYSLHVTVRVAMQNSDDQSQPSTSGSRSATPSTSTQNPAASTSDSQSETAKNFKKAILENYKREKSETDKDAASTTVDQSQPSTSRGVSNLSTSTMKDEKSDDSEATRINLSNLLPSESELRLLNLHPQSFSDIFGYLYSQNAQSANESLNLDSQSSNATNAANDHTYSNLATQSGSTQLPSISSLVSNIASSLNLPPFSAVTSSSHQPSASNTIDSTAPLPSISNLVYANSNTAVPSTSSQSATSNSGTSPEFPPSGSNPSGRQFTYERVWRCGRRMYLRRPRMLSLGLQGIKRNESRPHIPNSFSRREERIHLRRIRRCFRSIHRNREQTTTESLQAMIVRLESLVQQQRALARNSNALNRGSDSDSQPENVRDNNNGNQEMEQIREITRLRARQVLSLMVESLTQFFEENRSWNGSHSNVLCEQIYKMYILLHLALELTDLLLVQLVSTRRELESSQYGPFSSDLSAPNQNRTGEPRINNSADNSLQTENNRESTPRASTSGTTTERRRTLSFLQDYTDDILSSYTNRNYHNMAEGFKRLFNISLRDAISSRSDNAEESQNQNNSQSTSTTSNDVSDNQRSNSRSQAGTNNNASNISAENALSAEVQSIVERIHSGTIDDGDNNDQRLHGTAPVEPSQQSNNNNSSNNNNDEQEPVQNPRTNQNITDRLERVRDSERSSRRPLLYRCSRRTMSLLNLGRSLMSHPSIRGAASSPRQGPTRNSPLRRERLVSEPNDGNFGSSGHNRDRGVSRQEFNVPVVQVNNVPINDFSAAHYSRSIRQNTPPTPPHTPPPYLINSYLNSRERGSTSHPNDFNDQPGPSSSQPGNSRNQFRRWFIAQATWRGSRFLHPRVPYGYPSSGGGGGGGGGGSGGGGSNGGGIGGGGGVGPGPGRPGGPGGPRGPGRGSGVGADSGRGGGGRGGGGGGSGGNGGTGPDPVNDDSDDLDLRDHIPVSPFMATFNGLEVQSHRVQAWDFSDGDIPDITDPDKNVVVKECKIHNDASVDISSDGKLLATLLPSGRLSVTTMLGVYSLQWETLGERIYTTKIEQTAVSVSISPTRQHLLVGLASRRILAPARPLPMALIFKLVDKKPDNDPKDSSGNSDRGYYANHYIPIDAYRRPGGMIDSINNYLSILRQNSSEDVVQNDPVWREERLRADPDIKDNRKSMVLLRELTRSNRETTGYMSLNCIRWAPEPGQGMVYATNTGQLNILH, from the exons ATGGGCAAGATCAAGAAGAAACCTGACCTGGTTCATTGCAGCCAATCCCAAAATGTACTCAGAAATCTTATGCTGCGAGAGTTTGGCCTTCGCACAACTCACAAGACAAGTACACGAGAATTGGAACCTAACGCAGAAACCAACCTCGTACTTAAAGATCACAAAGAGCTG AAATGTGATGTTCCTGGTGTACCAAGAGCCACATTTCTAATGGTCTTTAGTCCTGATGG CTCTAAAGTTGCGTCTACACATGGAAATCACAACGTTTACATAACGGATCTAACttcaggaaaaaatattcgaacgTTAGCTGGTCATCCTCGTACACCATGGTGCATTGCTTTTCATCCTTCTTCGAATGAGATTCTAGCGTCCGGCTGTCTGGGTGGCCAAGTTCGTGTCTGGGACCTCAGT GGAGGTAGCGAAGTATGGAATGCTGACAGTGAAACTGTTATCGCGTCACTCGCTTTTCATCCATCGGAAAGATTACTTGTTATAGCAACTTACAATGAAGTCCATTTCTGGGATTGGAGTCAATCGGAACCCTTCGCTGTAGCTACAACGAGGAATTACAAAGAGAAAGTTAG GTACGTCGCCTTTGATAATTTGGGAAGAAAATTGATTACTGGTATCGCAAATGATCCTCAATTACAGTCACAGTGGGATCGTTCCCCAGCAGACAATGTACAGCACTCGAGATCCAATCTTCTAAG GCCATCGAGAGAGAGATCTCAAAATATGGATGGTTCGCCACCCTATCATTTATGGAATCAAGGAGTGTTTTATGGTGGAAGATGGAGGGATAATATTGGAGATCGTAATTCTCGAAATAATGACTTCAGGATGCAATATCGTAGGAATGCTGTACCTGAGGAAAATCCAGATACAAATAGAAgtagcagtagcagcagcagcaataATAACACCACCACCAACACCGCAACACCAACCAGAAACAGTTATCGATACTTTGACGAGTACGTAAGAATGCGAAGAGAGCTAGAAGCTGACAGGCATCGCTTTGGTGATGAACAAATTCATAGATTACGCCTAAGTGATGAAGAACGAGATTTTCGTTTGCGTAGAAATCTTACAGATGAAGCAATTATTTTACTACGCAGCCAATACTTTCTTCACACAGTTTGCGAGAGGCTCGCCTCTTCACAACCCAGTAGTCCGCCTGATGACGGTGGTGCTGGTCCATCGCAGCCACGTGGACGCCAGTCACCACCGCCACAACTAGGAAATGTCACAATTGAAGttcgaagaaataattatctAAATTTCGATTCCGATTCCAGACGAAATGCTATGAATGTTCTATTGGGGAATACAGACAGGACTGCCGGGAGTAACCAACAAGCTGGTGAAAGATCAAGCGAAAATAGCAATGATGAGGAGTTGACGTTTACTTTGACACGCGGAAATACCTACCCAAATTTAGCAAGCGTAGAACAGCGTCACAACAATTTAATTCGTAGATCCGAAAGCTTGGACCAACGCATAGACAATCTGTGGGAAGAAATCAATGAAAGACTTGAACGTGTGAATACCCAAGATACAGAACGACGAATAAATTTATGCTACAAGAATATCGTTGATCAGTATGAAACTCTTGCCCGAAGGTACCTCGATATCTCTAGAAATCGTGACACG ATCGATCGAGGCACAGATCCGATGGATATGCCAGAAACATCGAGGGGTCGTTCATCGGAGGGGATGCAAGAATCTGATAGAAGCGAGCCAGCCACAGAAACATCTATACGAAGGTTGAgaaatgaattaaataataGCGCTCAAGCCAACAACAGCAGCCTGGAGAGACTCCAGAGGTACAGACGTCTACTTATGGAACGTTGGGAGCAAGAAAGAACAGAAGAGAACAGCATACAACAATCCCTTCAAAATTTGAGAGCGGGATTAAATGCTAcagctgaaaataataactccTGTCTAGCGAGACTTCAGCAGCTGCGAGAAAGACTTCAGGCACATGCAGCAAAGCTTTTTGCAAATTCGAATAATCGAAATCCTATACTTCAGAGATTGAGGAatgttttaaatattgaaatagaAGCTCTTAATTATATGGAGGTCCAATTTACCAACACTAGTTCCAGGATTGAACGCCTAAGGGATGAATTTCCGATGTACAGACAACACCAAAGAAATCGTAATATCGTTTCTAATCCCAGTGAAATAACGTTGAATGAGGCAGAATTATTTGCTCATAGGCATAACGCTCGGCCATACAACAGAGATTTGCTCCCTACTATCGAAGGTTCATCGTCCAGGGGTCAACAGGAtagcgaaatattttcatctgaCTTATTGCCTGAAACCAGCAGCTATTTAGCTCCAAGTTCCATCCCAGTTTTTGATATGAGAAGCACTTCAGAAGGGACTCAGGCTGGGATAGACAATAATCCACCTCAGGAAACTTTGGACAGACAGAATTTAACTGCAGAAACCAGTACAGTTCGAGGACCTGTGCGACCCAATAGACGAAGACTGGGTACTAGTGCTACGGGAACTGACGGGGAACCACCCCGACTGCGCCGACGTCGTGAAGGACGTTACCTCTGGTATCCTCAGTATAATACGAACACTCGTACGTGGATGGAGATACATG GAGATAGTTCTCAATCAAGCGATGAGGCACATTCGGCGACAAGTTCTCCAGCTACTTCAAACTTCACTGTTTCATCACGATCTGCTTTCCAACCTAGCATACCTAGGGTCTTGACTCAAGATCAGCGCAGCTCAAATCCGAGTGGTCCAGATCAAACATCCGTGAATCGAAGCGGACAAGCAGTTGATACGAATAGAAATGAACAGTCCAATGATTCAATAAATGAGTTGAATGAGTCCAATATCAACAACATGAGAAACAACATGAGAATAATAAGAAGCACCCAAGAGATTTCACAAGACCTACTCAGAGTATTAGACTCTTTCCAAAGAAATTTAAACACTGATCAGCCAGAGATCGAAAGAAATCCACTGGAGGAAAGTTTACCTGACGATAATGTGCGTGAACAATCAGAAAACGGTTATTGGCTTCTTGAAGAAAATAGCAACTCTGATTCGAACCATGATGAACCAGCTGAGAACTCAAATAcaaatacaaataataattctaaTGCAAATACAAGGCGATGGACCAGCCGGTGGATAAACTTAGAGCGTGGTTCAGAAACCGATTATTTGTTAGATCCAAACAGACCATCCACTTCCGCAAATGAACTTCCTCTGACACCCGGCACGAGGATGAGGACATTGAGTGAAAATTTAGAGCACAGAATGAATGATTTTCCTTCCTCAGAAGAAAGTGGAACTCGGAGCGTTAGGAATAGTAGAGACCAACTCTCGCCGGTTTCGATAAACTCAACCCGCTACGAGCAGCCACCGTTGTTCCCCTTTCGGAGTCTGCGAGAAAACCTTACGAGAAGATTAGAGATGAACCAAAGCGGGGTGGCCGAAGCGAGTCAGCAAACAAATCAAGATTCTCAAGTGTTGGAGGAACAAGCAATACACTTACCTATAGGGGTACCAGAATGTACAATTGAAGTTTCATCTGCAGACAATGATATTCCACTAGAAGAATTGAGGGCAAACATTGCAAATCCAACTGAACAAGAGTCGGCAGTCTCTAAGTTGCAAAGAAGGCTTGATTTGGAACGTGCTTTTTACAACCGGCGCTTAGCTTCCAGTGCCAGGAATTCAACCAATGCTGATGACAGGGCTGTAGATGGTAGTAGAGAAGAAGAGGGCTGGAGAGGCTGGAGAGTTTGTCCTCGCAGACAAAGTCCAGGGCAAACTGATGTTCTCGGTGTTCGTCAAGGAATACAATTACTAAGCCGGCATATAGATAACATGCAACGACTGTGCAg AGCAAGATTGGAAATTGTTCAGCTTCAACAGGTGCGCAGGATGTGGGAAGATCTGCagcgaaaaatatattcacttCATGTCACAGTCAGAGTAGCTATGCAAAATAGTGATGACCAATCACAGCCAAGTACCAGCGGAAGTAGATCAGCTACTCCGTCAACATCAACACAAAATCCTGCAGCATCCACTAGTGATTCGCAGAGTGAAACAGCGAAGAATTTCAAGAAAGCAATCCTTGAAAATtacaagagagagaaaagtgaGACTGACAAAGATGCAGCGAGTACAACGGTAGACCAAAGTCAACCATCAACATCAAGAGGGGTATCGAACTTATCAACATCTACcatgaaagatgaaaaatcagATGACAGTGAGGCAACGCGAATTAACTTGTCCAACTTATTGCCAAGCGAATCAGAATTGAGACTTTTGAACCTACATCCTCAAAGCTTCTCAGACATATTCGGATACCTGTATTCCCAAAACGCTCAGTCTGCGAATGAGTCTTTAAACCTTGACTCACAGTCTTCGAATGCGACAAACGCTGCCAATGATCATACATATTCCAATTTAGCTACACAAAGTGGCTCCACTCAACTTCCCAGCATCTCAAGTCTTGTTTCCAACATCGCAAGCAGTTTAAACTTGCCACCATTTTCAGCCGTCACGTCTTCGTCACACCAACCCAGTGCATCTAACACCATCGATTCTACTGCCCCTTTGCCAAGTATATCCAACCTTGTCTATGCTAATAGTAACACAGCGGTGCCAAGCACTTCAAGCCAGTCTGCAACTTCTAATTCAGGAACGTCGCCCGAGTTCCCACCAAGCGGCTCGAATCCTTCTGGTAGGCAATTCACTTACGAAAGAGTTTGGAGATGTGGACGTAGAATGTATTTGAG AAGGCCAAGGATGTTAAGTTTGGGGCTGCAAGGCATAAAGAGAAATGAGTCCAGACCTCATATTCCGAATAGTTTTTCCCGTCGTGAAGAACGTATTCACCTAAGACGCATAAGAAGATGCTTCCGTTCTATACATAGAAATAGAGAACAAACAACAACCGAATCCTTGCAAGCAATGATCGTCAGATTGGAATCTCTTGTTCAACAACAGCGTGCTTTAGCCAGAAATAGTAACGCTCTCAACAGAGGCTCGGATAGCGATAGCCAGCCAGAAAATGTTAGAGATAACAATAACGGCAATCAAGAAATGGAACAAATCCGAGAAATTACTAGACTTCGTGCCAG ACAAGTACTTAGCTTGATGGTTGAAAGTCTAACGcaattttttgaagaaaatcgtTCATGGAACGGATCGCACAGCAATGTGCTTTGTGAGCAAATTTATA AAATGTATATACTACTACATTTGGCATTGGAATTAACCGATCTTCTGTTAGTACAATTGGTTTCAACAAGGCGCGAACTCGAGTCAAGTCAATACGGCCCATTTAGCTCTGATTTGTCAGCTCCAAATCAAAATAGAACTGGTGAGCCCAGAATAAACAACAGCGCAGATAACAGTCTTCAAACGGAGAATAATCGAGAGAGTACTCCTAGGGCCAGTACTAGTGGAACCACAACAGAAAGGCGTCGAACTTTGAGCTTTCTGCAAGATTATACAGATGATATTCTTTCAAGTTATACAAATCGAAATTATCACAATATGGCAGAAGGATTCAAAAGATTATTTAATATATCTCTTAGAGATGCGATTTCGTCACGCAGCGATAATGCAGAGGAATCCCAAAATCAAAACAATAGTCAAAGCACgtcgaccacctccaacgatgTAAGCGATAATCAGAGGAGCAACTCTAGAAGCCAAGCAGGTACGAATAATAACGCAAGTAACATATCAGCTGAGAATGCTTTATCTGCTGAAGTGCAGAGTATAGTAGAAAGAATTCATAGTGGCACAATCGATGATGGTGATAATAATGATCAACGTTTGCACGGAACAGCTCCAGTTGAACCTTCTCAACAgagtaacaacaacaattctagtaacaataataacgatgagCAGGAACCTGTGCAAAATCCAAGAACAAACCAAAATATAACAGATAGGTTGGAACGAGTTAGAGATTCTGAGCGAAGCAGTAGGAGACCACTTTTATATCGTTGTAGTAGGCGTACGATGAGTCTGCTTAATCTTGGAAGATCTCTAATGTCTCATCCAAGTATACGAGGGGCCGCATCGTCTCCACGGCAAGGACCTACCAGGAATTCGCCACTTCGGCGGGAGCGTCTTGTATCTGAACCCAATGACGGTAATTTCGGAAGTTCTGGTCACAATAGAGATAGAGGAGTCAGCAGACAAGAGTTCAACGTTCCTGTTGTTCAAGTGAACAACGTTCCAATCAACGATTTTTCTGCAGCGCATTACAGTCGTTCCATTAGACAAAACACACCACCTACTCCTCCGCACACTCCTCCACCGTATTTAATAAACAGCTACTTGAATAGCAGGGAAAGAGGAAGTACCAGCCATCCAAACGACTTCAACGATCAACCAGGTCCTAGCTCATCCCAACCAGGAAATAGTAGGAATCAG TTTCGACGGTGGTTCATAGCACAAGCAACTTGGAGAGGATCTCGTTTCTTGCATCCCCGAGTACCATACGGTTATCCATCTAGCGGTGGTGGTGGAGGAGGTGGCGGGGGTGGGAGTGGGGGAGGAGGAAGTAATGGAGGTGGAATTGGTGGTGGAGGAGGCgtag GACCAGGACCAGGAAGACCTGGGGGACCAGGGGGACCCAGAGGACCTGGGAGAGGAAGTGGTGTAGGTGCTGAcagtggacgaggaggaggcggacGAGGTGGTGGCGGAGGTGGAAGTGGAGGAAACGGGGGGACTGGACCAGACCCAGTAAACGACGATAGCGATGATTTAGATTTAAGGG ATCATATACCAGTCAGCCCATTTATGGCAACATTTAATGGTTTAGAAGTGCAAAGCCACCGAGTACAAgcttgggatttttctgatggtGATATTCCTGATATTACAGATC CTGACAAAAATGTAGTTGTTAAAGAATGTAAGATTCATAATGATGCCAGCGTCGATATATCTTCTGATGGAAAATTACTTGCCACTCTGCTGCCATCAGGTCGTCTCAGTGTGACAACAATGCTAG GCGTGTATAGTCTTCAATGGGAAACATTAGGAGAGAGAATTTATACAACGAAAATTGAGCAAACGGCAGTATCTGTCTCAATTTCGCCAACTCGACAGCATTTGCTCGTAGGTTTAGCATCTCGACGTATTTTAGCACCTGCTCGTCCTCTACCAATGGCTCTAATATTCAAGCTAGTCGATAAAAAACCGGACAATGACCCGAAAGATTCGTCCGGGAATTCGGACAGAGGATACTATGCCAATCACTACATACCAATTGATGCCTACCGACGTCCAGGTGGAATGATAGACAGTATAAACAACTATTTGAGTATCTTGAGACAGAACAGCTCTGAAGATGTTGTGCAAAATGATCCAGTTTGGAGAGAGGAACGTCTAAGAGCCGATCCAGATATTAAAGATAACAGAAAAAGCATGGTGCTCCTAAGAGAGTTGACGCGTAGCAATAGAGAAACAACGGGCTATATGAGCTTGAATTGTATAAGATGGGCACCAGAACCCGGGCAAGGAATGGTCTATGCTACTAACACTGGACAgctaaatattttacattga